One segment of Solanum lycopersicum chromosome 1, SLM_r2.1 DNA contains the following:
- the LOC101246656 gene encoding mitochondrial inner membrane protease ATP23, which yields MAKSSTIKGSTVEECQDMIRRSLRTPMVKFLKEHLEKSGCRIGDNFIRAVHCNKMASGFYVRGLGIQVCSNYMRYQDEVNQVIIHELIHAYDECRAANLEWSNCAHHACSEIRAGHLSGDCHYKRELLRGFLKIRGHEQECVKRRVMKSLSINPNCSETTSKETMEAVWDICYNDTMPFDRAP from the exons ATGGCGAAGTCATCCACTATCAAAGGAAGTACGGTGGAGGAATGCCAAGACATGATCCGGAGAAGTCTTAGAA CTCCAATGGTGAAGTTCTTAAAGGAGCATTTGGAGAAATCTGGTTGTCGAATTGGTGATAACTTCATAAGAGCTGTCCATTGCAACAAGATGGCCAGCGGCTTCTATGTTCGTGGACTTGGG ATACAAGTGTGCAGTAACTACATGCGATATCAAGATGAGGTGAATCAAGTTATCATACatgagttaattcatgcatatGATGAGTGTCGTGCTGCAAACTTGGAGTGGTCTAATTGTGCTCATCATGCTTGTAGTGAA ATCAGAGCTGGCCATCTTAGCGGTGATTGCCATTACAAACGGGAACTACTGAGAGGTTTTCTTAAGATACGTGGCCATGAACAA GAATGTGTGAAGCGAAGAGTTATGAAATCGTTGTCTATTAACCCAAACTGTTCAGAGACGACGAGTAAGGAAACCATGGAAGCTGTCTGGGATATTTGTTACAATGATACTATGCCCTTCGACAGAGCCCCTTGA
- the LOC101246850 gene encoding large ribosomal subunit protein P2, whose translation MKVIAAYLLAVLGGNASPSAKDLKNILGCVGAEADDDRIQLLLSQVDGKDITELIAAGREKLASVPSGGGAVAVAAPAGGAAAAPAEEKKEEKKEEKEASEDEDMGFSLFD comes from the exons ATGAAGGTTATTGCTGCTTATTTGTTGGCTGTTTTGGGTGGTAATGCATCACCTTCAGCAAAAGACTTGAAGAATATCCTCGGTTGTG TTGGTGCTGAGGCTGATGATGACAGAATTCAACTGCTCTTGTCTCAAGTCGATGGCAAAGATATCACAGAGCTGATTGCTGCTGGCAGAGAAAAGTTGGCTTCAGTACCTTCTGGTGGTGGTGCTGTTGCAGTCGCTGCCCCTGCCGGTGGAGCCGCTGCAGCCCCTGCTGaggagaagaaggaagaaaagaaggaaGAGAAAGAGGCATCAGAAGATGAAGATATGGGCTTCAGTCTATTTgattag